A section of the Mobula hypostoma chromosome 8 unlocalized genomic scaffold, sMobHyp1.1 SUPER_8_unloc_2, whole genome shotgun sequence genome encodes:
- the LOC134341176 gene encoding interferon-inducible GTPase 5-like → MEDLGVDVAQAQLAMEQEVDGMLQQLTDAMESGGLPALANEVQEIRQKVRDVTAQVAVTGPPNVGKTTLISTALRLSAETAALLQHAPKPAPCFQPGRPRVIFWELPAIGGASFCVNTYLRQVDVDKYTGFLILSCTEFSREMLGLASELRRIGKPFCLIRSKIDVRRRCYRKREFADEVLCALRRQPLPHLDLESAVVRLFYLDCRDSEDFDFKPCVQALQDASPSALLRHSLLVSLSYLSNKFQLKTSLKQLTPIWAIHSLVVDPVGLAGLPYQVNARFLVDQIYFYRLILGIDFQALKVQAKRLRLPTFVLSDELRAGLPCSLSEVDVVAELTKWTALKVPVANSKLKWVPLLRQLPGGEISGAAVIRLLDFMVTQYMIDVYRIESKIAAVLRGE, encoded by the exons ATGGAAGATCTTGGTGTGGATGTGGCTCAGGCTCAG CTGGCGATGGAACAGGAAGTGGATGGGATGCTGCAGCAGTTGACGGACGCCATGGAGAGCGGCGGGTTGCCCGCACTGGCTAACGAGGTACAGGAGATTCGTCAGAAAGTCAGGGACGTGACGGCACAGGTGGCGGTGACCGGGCCGCCCAACGTCGGCAAGACCACCCTCATTTCCACGGCGCTGCGACTCTCGGCGGAGACGGCCGCCCTTCTGCAACATGCGCCCAAACCCGCACCCTGCTTCCAGCCCGGCCGCCCCCGAGTCATCTTCTGGGAGCTGCCCGCTATCGGCGGCGCTTCGTTCTGCGTCAACACCTACCTGCGGCAGGTGGACGTCGACAAGTATACCGGCTTCCTTATCCTCTCCTGCACGGAGTTCAGCCGGGAGATGCTGGGCCTGGCCTCCGAGTTGCGAAGGATCGGCAAACCCTTCTGCCTGATCCGCTCCAAGATTGACGTGCGACGCCGTTGCTACAGGAAGAGGGAGTTCGCGGATGAGGTGCTATGCGCCCTGCGGAGGCAGCCGCTGCCCCACCTAGACCTGGAGTCGGCCGTCGTCCGCCTCTTCTACCTGGATTGCAGGGACTCCGAAGACTTCGACTTCAAGCCGTGCGTGCAGGCGCTGCAAGACGCGTCGCCGTCAGCTCTGCTGAGACACTCGCTCCTCGTGTCTCTGAGTTACCTCTCCAATAAGTTCCAGCTGAAGACCTCTCTCAAGCAGCTCACCCCGATCTGGGCCATCCACAGCCTCGTGGTGGACCCAGTGGGGTTGGCCGGCCTGCCCTACCAGGTGAATGCGCGCTTCCTCGTGGACCAGATCTATTTCTACCGTCTGATCCTGGGCATCGACTTCCAGGCGCTGAAAGTGCAGGCCAAACGGCTTCGGCTGCCCACCTTCGTGCTGTCGGACGAGCTCCGCGCCGGTTTGCCCTGCTCACTCAGCGAGGTGGACGTCGTGGCCGAGCTGACCAAATGGACTGCCCTGAAGGTTCCCGTCGCCAACAGTAAACTCAAGTGGGTGCCGCTGCTCCGGCAGCTCCCCGGCGGCGAGATCTCCGGTGCCGCCGTCATCCGCCTGCTGGACTTTATGGTGACCCAGTACATGATCGATGTCTACAGGATCGAGAGCAAGATCGCGGCCGTACTGAGGGGCGAATGA